Below is a genomic region from Culicoides brevitarsis isolate CSIRO-B50_1 chromosome 2, AGI_CSIRO_Cbre_v1, whole genome shotgun sequence.
atgataaaatcgttgtttttttttatttgatcaaaaaatcagatatcaatgaaattcaactttagaatgaatatttttaacttttgctttgaaaaaaaagttgaaaattgacttgagaaaaaaacaacggtttttgctcgcgatttgatcaaaaatcgatcaaatcaaaaaatcaactttaaaaataattaacttttctttgaaacccatcaaaagttggttgaaaagaatgataaaaccttcaaaaatcgatcaatatcaatgaaaatcaactttagaatgaatatttattaacttttagctttgaaacccatcaaaagttggttgaaaattgactttagaaaaaaacaacggtttttgctcactcatatgataaaaacttttttttatttgatcaaaaatcgatcagatattgAAAATCTGaatatttataacttttattggttgaaaattgacttgagaaaaaaagtacgtgcTTCAGGGATACAAATccagttttttgtttatttggatcaaaaatcgacatcaatgaaaatcaactttagaatgataTTTATTGCAAAAGTCAAAAGTTGTTTGTCAAATTGactattgagaaaaaagtacgatttttgctcctcatatggtaAAATCTATCGATCAGTCAAAATCAActcatgaatatttattaacttttagcatGCTCCTCATGGcataaaatcaatcaaaaatcgatcagatatcaatgaaaatcaactttaaaaaaatcggttCCAACAGACAAACAAACCTCTTCGATTAATATAAAgtgtataattttatgattcattcgattaattattttttaaaaataaaatttaacttaattcttttatatcatttttaattcaaaataaataaaaatactaaaaataaaaaaaaggataaataaataattgaaaaattaattaaatagttaaaaaatataaattttaaataatttccttttttataaataagatttttattaaaaaaaatatccgcatgatttcaaaaaaaatatttcgtgaaACGACCTTGAAACATGTAATAATTCAAATGCACAAACGAATCCCTTCACTGTTTTGCACACAAAAGTGCTCCATCAATATGTCATTCAGAAGCACCTTCCGTCGCACacgaatttcaaacaaaagtcAATTGCTGACATGTGTATTGAGTGATGTTCTCCCGACAAGCATCCACATTTGTCAATGGCAAAACATCGTAAATCAAGATGCAAATCAGTCAAAATGTTTGTCAATTATTTGACTCTATCGTCAATCACCATACaatatgacgacgacgacgacttgtTCGATTAACAAgtgtataattttatattcattcgatttttttctcgttttcgtTCTCGTTCGTACGACGAGACAAGGGAGATTCCAAGTTTGATGGATATATGCTAAACGAGTGACAACAAACAACTACAAATGACATGAGGCGAGTGTCGTGTGTGGGGCGCGATCGCCGCATGAATCATGACGACACTCGTTAATGGGCCGTCTTTTGtcattaattacatttttatgcaaaaaagcgCGCgcgcgatgaaaaaaaaaaaaaaaaatcgatcaagaGATTACAATCTCTCCTTCTCTCTTCACATTGATTTGTTCATGTCAAACTTGTTGATTGTTCTCcagattgaatttattttaatatatttttattttttttcgcatttcagGGTACCGCGAATCGAGTTTTGCATATTCCATATTGAGTGCTGGCGTAGCTCATGCGGTGACACGTGCTTGCAGTCAAGGTATCATTACTTCTTGCGGATGCGGTTCGATTGATGTATTTCCGAAAAATGAGACTTTTTTGACGGATCAAGCGAATTATGGGAAGGTTAATAACAAATATCGCTGGAAATGGGGAGGATGCTCGCAAAATATCGTCTTTGGCATTGAATTTTCACGGATTTTTCTGGATGGAAAGGAAAAAGCGGGAGATATTAAAAGTGTTATTAATTTGCATAATAATCATGCGGGAAgaatggtaattttttaacttttaattaaaatttaaaaataaaaaaaattaaatttatttattaaaatttatttttaaatttttaacctattATGTActgattttaaagaaaaaaaattaaataaattattttcttaagtaaaagtcacttaagtcaacttaataatttaaatttttatgattctgattttttttttcaaataaataaaagtcactttttttgcaaataaattattttgatttaagtttcaaactttaacttaaataatttttgttttaataatttttcttacttttaaataaaattccttaaGCAAGAAgtttaagccaaaaatttgTGCAGCcatgcattttaaaaaattaaaaaaaatcttaaaaatttaattaattaaatcttaaaataatgttaaaatttatttagtttaatttaatttttatttttttattcaattaaataattattttttttattttattttattaaacaatatttaaaatgatttttttcatatagtttttatttttaaaaaaattttttcattaaataatttttttctaattacataaattaatttttagacaatttataaattaacttttttaagtttcaaaataaattttttttaaacaatttttttatttatttttttttttaaatttttaagtataaaaaaaattaaaaaatattttttttgtaggctTTAGCAAACCACATGCAACTCAAATGCAAATGCCATGGCTTATCGGGAAGTTGCACTCTCAAAACTTGTTGGTCGAAACCTTCTGACTTCCGTTTGGTTGGAAAAACTCTCAAAGATCAgtataaaaatgcaattttcgtCGATCAATCGAACCGCGGCAGTAAATTAATcgtcaacaaacaaaaaaagaacaaaattttaccgAGTCTAAAAATCGTCGAGTACACAAGTgatattttgttgaatttaaaaaaccgTAAATTGGAGAtggcattattttattaccaaaAGTCACCGAATTATTGCAATGAGGATATCGGAAATGGAGTttttggtaagaaaatttcaaaaaaaaaaaataaaaaaaaataattttctattttttgaaaaaaggaaCAACAGGAAGAATTTGTGAGAGACGAAGCAAAAACAATGATGGCTGTAGATCGCTTTGTTGCTCGAGAGGATATGACTTGGTAAAGAGGAAAAGTGTGAACAAATGTAATTGCACGTTTAATTGGTGTTGCTTCGTTGAGTGTAATACCTGTGAGAAAGAAGAATGGATTAGTgtctgtaaataaataaataaataattctgaagttcataaaatctatttttcgacttttttcgaagaaatttaattttttattttaaatttttttaaatttcaacgaaattttttgaaaaataaatttatgaactctattgaaaaaaaatatgaaataaaaaataaagatagactgattacaaaaaagaaaaaaaaataaaatttggtagttattaattaattaacgttcaataaaataaaaaaataaatctacaaACCTcacgtaaaattttcttgtaaaaaatttagccTTTAAAAAGGTAAAGCGAAGCATAAATAACGGGAGCCTAAAAAGTTAAAGCAAAGCGTAACGTAAAATAAAAGGTAAGGCAATGCcgcgattttaaattaattcaactgTTTTcgaattgaataataatttttgtcaaaaatttactgaaaatcaaacaatttcttgttcgatattaaaaatatttttaagaaaatttctctaaaaatttagttggaggaaatcgaaaaaattttgattatcttAATGATCCAAAATATAATGTTACTTCagaatttcttcaatatttacgTAAATAtctgtctttaaaaaattgttggctACAAATTAATTGCATcccttatcaaaatttttcaaatatttccttATCAAGATCCTTTAGAGCAAATTGTTCGATCTACgtcattcattttaaaagtaagtCTCTAATATGACAtcacttaaaaaaacataacatcattaaaattcattgaaaaattttttactacaaaACTCACCTGTTGCTTCGTAGTTTTTCCCTTTCTTACATTGTATTTTGTCTGCCCTTCGTTTGATGAATGAGCACTTCAAAGGCTTCAATTTCGTCACTTAATTTCCACTTTTCATTCACTTTCAACCTTTCAGTCATCGTTTGTCTTTCCATTGGATCGGTTGCTCTTCAGCAAAAAGCTGcggtgaaaatttaacaaattaattatttgtcacttttaggaaattttattgaaaaattttgaaaaattgaaaaattttgaaaaatattgaaaatctattaaaatcgGAGTATTTTGAGCTGTTTTAAAGGataaaaggtgaaaaaatatcaaaattataaggaaaaattgaatttgaaaaagtgttaatttaattaagagtaaagtgaaaaatcaattttgattaaaaaaaaagtgtaacgtCATCATTTACCGAGAAGTTTTAATCGaataaagacataaaaatttattttttcataaaattaaaacaaaatatcatttaattctaaaataaatatttaaaaataatttttaattaaaatttttgtaattaaaatgaaatttaaatttaattttttttaaataataaaataaaattttaaattaaattttttaattatttttttttaaataatataaaattttaataaaaaaaaacattaaattaaattaataatttttaataaaatttttaaaattaaaataatcaaaacttttaatttaattttttttttaaataataaaaaattaatttttaattaaatttaaaaaaaaaaattattttgaattaaaaaaaataatttttaataaaatatttaaatttaaattaattaaataattaataaatttttctcaaaaaattttcaaaattgttaaattttttttttaaatttagaactaaaaatcaaccaaaaatgCGCATCGAAAACTTACCAGATCCCGAAAATCGCTTCTCCATCCTCGAAGAAGTTGCTGTCGGCATGTGTTCCAAAGTCTTTCGAGCCAAGGACAACGAATCAAATGGTCGCATTGTCGCCATCAAGATTCAAAAGTACGAATCCGAGCTGCGTGAGTACATCGAGGAAGAATATCGTGTCTTACGTGATTTTTGCAAGCATCCAAACCTCCCTGAGCTCGTTGGAGTTTACAAGAAGGAAAAATCTCGCGGAATGGAGGAAGTTTGGTTCGTAATGGAGGTtcgttttaaacatttttctctcaaaaatataaaaaaaaaattaaattttcatttaaaagttttgcgaAAACGGCTCTGCCATCGATCTCGTGAACGCTCTTCAAGTAAAAACGCGTCGCATGACGGAGCTTCACATCGCCTTCATCCTCCGCGAGACAGCAAAAGCGTTAATTCACTTGCACGAGAATAACGTAATTCATCGCGACGTCAAGGGATCCAATATTCTCCTCACGAAAGCGGGCGACGTGAAATTAGTTGACTTTGGGCTGTCTCGTGACACGAAAGGACCTTACGGGAAACGGAATACTTGCATCGGATCGCCTTGTTACATGGCGCCTGAGATGTTTACTGCCCCcggaaaaggtaaaaatttgtaaatttgcttggtttggataaaaaaataatttttttcgtgcaggATCGAGCTCGTACAACAACAAATGCGATGTCTGGGCATTGGGAATAACGGCAATTGAGTTGGCTGATGGCAAACCTCCGTATGCGGGAAGTCATCCGACACGTATGATGTTCAATATTGTCCATAATCCGCCGCCAACGTTGCATCGACAGTCGAATTGGTCCCAGATGTACAACGATTTCATCATGGAATGCTTGGAAAAGGATCCCGAATGTCGTCCTGTGATGGCGGAAATTATCGAGCATCCATTTTTGACGCAATTACCTGAAAATGACTATCatgtaagttaatttttcgttaaaaatttttcaatttcttaaaaaaaaattttttttagttgactcaagagctgaaaataatGCTGGAAGAATGTTTAGACACGAAAAAATCCCTGAAACGCGAAGCTGAAATCGGAATTCACAAAGGTTTCTTGAAGGTTTACGACGAAGAacccaaaaaaatgttcgttgaGGATCTCTGTGCCTTGCCCAAAGTCACGGAAGAGAcaattttgaacgaaattcAACATCGCGTGAAAAATGGTTACAATTATACCTTCGCCGGTGACATCTTACTCGCTTTTAATACGAACGAAACGACTTTTACGACTCCTGAGATGCATTCCAAGTACAAATTCAAGTCGCGTTCGGATAATGCTCCCCatatttttgctgctgctgacaCGGCGTACCAAGATGTCTTTCATCACGACGAGATTCAGTACATTTTGTTGAGTGGCGAGAGCTTGAGCGGCAAAACTCACAATTTGAGGATGTTGGTTGATCATTTCATCTGCTTGGGCGAAGGATATCAGAATATTGGGGGACGCATTACGGGTGCTTATAACATCATTCAGGCATTAACCCATGCACGAACTCCCACAAATCCCAATTCGACGAGatgtattttgaattttcaattgacGTTTGCGAGCACGGGAAAGCTTACGGGAGCGATTTTCAATCCGTATATGTTGGAAAAGTTTAGAGTTGCTTCTGAAAAGACGTaagtttggattttttaaattttttttaactaaatttgttcattttatgaacttttgagatgaaattttgactctcaaagatctaaaaattaaaaattttgactctcaaagttctaaaaattaaaaattttgactctcaaagttcaaaaaattcaaaattttgactcttaaagttctaaaaattcaaaatttttaaaaatctaaaaaaatttaaaaattcaaaattttgacccttAGAGTCATTTTAACGATAAATTTTGACtctcaaagttaaaaaaaaattaaaattttgacctccAAGGTCTTTTCAAGGATAAATTTTGACTctcaaagttcaaaaaattaaaaattttgaccctcAGAGTCATTTCAAGGATAAATTTTGACtctcaaatttcttaaaattaaaaattttgactaaaaaattttaaaaaattaaaaattatgactaaaaaattttaaaaaattaaaaattttgaccctcAGAGTCATTTTAAGGATAAATTTTGACTctcaaagttcaaaaaattcaaaattttgaccctcAGAGTCTTTTCAAGGATAAATTTTGACtctcaaaattctttttgacttttaaaactttttttattataaaaacttacctctaaaaaattttatccttttagCGACCAATTAAATTTCCACATTTTCTACCAATTTTTCAACACGATGGAGCGCGAAGAGCGTCTTTTGGATTATTTCACGGACTTACGAATCGGTTTCAACAAAACTCTTCGTGGCTACTGTCCCTCGGATAAAAATGCCAAAAGTTTCCGTGAATGGGAGCAATTATTATCAACTTTGGATTTCTCAAAGGACCAAATCGAGTCAATTTATCGCATTCTCGCTGCGATAATACTCATGGGCGAAATCGTGTTCAAGGAAAGTGAAAATTCCGCAACAATTGCCGAAGTCGCCAACCCCAAATATGCCATTCAAGCATCGAAACTCCTCAAAATCGAcgagaaaaagttcaaatgggCTCTCGTGAACTATTGCATCATCTCGAACGGAAATGCAAAACGTCGTCATCACTCGCCCGACGAAGCTTGTCTCGCCCGTGATGCCCTAATTGGCGCCATTTACAGTCGTTTAGTCGATTACATCGTCAACATCATAAACGCCAAGCTCGCTTTTGGTCGTGCCGTGTTCGGAGACTCGCATGTAATCTCAATTATCGACATGTTCGGGTTTGAATGCTTTGCGGAGAACAATTTCGAGCAACTTGTGATCAATTCTGTCAATGAACAGTTCCAATATCACTACAACCAGCGAGTTTTTGTGTGGGAAATGCAAGAAGAAGCGGAAGAAGGCATCGATTTCATCTCGTTGAACTTTTATGACAACAAAATTTGCGTCGATCAACTCATGAGTAAGCCAAATGGGGTGTTTAGCATCTTGGATAATTGCTCGTTGGGACGTCATGACTACGCCTACATCATCGAACACATCAATTCGAACAAGACGACGCTCATTAAGCGAAGTAACAACGCGCATCAATTCACTGTGGCGCATTATACGGGAACAGGtaacgaatttttattgaattttatctaaaaattaatttttttcttaaaatttttcaagttactTACGACGCTCGTGATATGGGAGACAAAAATCGTGACTTTGTACCGCCTGAGATGCTGGAAACGCTTCGTGGATCCTCAGAAGAGGTCGTTAAAACGATGTTTTTGAATCTTCTGACCAAAACGGGGAACTTGACGATGACGACAGAAAATGATGAGGTCGTTGCCGTTAATCAGAAGAATAAATGGGGTGCTGCTCTTGTTGCTGAAAAGTCAAAAGGacaggtaaaaattaatttttcttcaaaaattattttgaaccaattaaaaatttaattttaattctgaaaattatcaaaaaaaaaaaaaaaaaattaaaaaaaatataatttttgtcctgaaaattattttttaaaaaatttcaaaaattaatttttaatctgaaaataatttaaaaaattttttaataattaaattttattctggaaatcataaaaataattttgaaaaaataatttttatcaaatctgaaaataatttaattaattttttattctgaaaattatttttaaaaaattttttaaaattaatttttattctaaaaattataaaaaaaataaaaaaaatattctgcaaacaattttttaaaattaatttttattttaaaaattattaaaaaattaatttttattctgaaaatcatttaaaaaaaaaattaaaaattaatttttattctaaaaattataaaaaaaaaatttattctgaaaataattttaaaaaatttttaaaaattaatttttattctaaaattatttaaaaaaaaatgaaaaattaatttttattttgaaaatcataaaaaatatttttttaaatttatttttattctgtaaatcataatattttttttaatttaatttttcagaagttAAATACCTTATCACGAGGCGTTTACAGTCAACTACACAAGATGCGAACCTTATCATCAGTTTTTCGTTCAACTTGTTTGGAATTGTTGCGAAATTTGTCAATCGCCGGCATTGGAGTTCATTTTGTTCGGTGCATTCGATGCGATTTAACCAacgaaccacgtggttttcaTGAAGAATTGGCaagttttatcaatttttgcttcaaatttcaactaaaaatcattaaaaattatattttaggtCCGGCAACAAATGCGAGCGATGGCAATTTTGGATACTACAAGAGGCAGACAACGCGGATATCCATACCGAATTACTTTTGAAGAGTTTTTGAGACGTTATAAATTCTtaggttagaatttttttttaaatttttcatcatttaattactaatttttgcaattttagcCTTCGAGTACGAAGAAAATGTGGAAATAACGAAAGATAATTGTCGTTTATTGCTTTTGCGTCTCAAAATGGAAGGATGGCTCATTGGTTTGATGATtaatttacctttaaaatatttaaaaaatatttttttaaaatttaattttaggtaaaacgaaagtttttctcaaatatcATAACGTCGAGTTCTTGGcaaagtaagatttttaattttttaataaatttttggacaatttttaattttttcatagattaTACGAAGATCAAGTCAAGAAAATTGTCAAAGTTCAAGCCTTTTTGCGTGCATTTTTGGCTAAAAAGCGTATTACCAACAAATTACGCAGCGTTCGTGACtcaagtaagtatttttttccaatttaaaaaatttttacaaacatttttttttagttcgtcGTCGCTTATCTCATCAAGACTCCCGCGATTCGCAACTTTCCGAGGACGAAGCTGTCGTTCGTATCCAAAAATTCTATCGCGGGTATCAAGCACGTAAAATTTATGGGTCTCTCATCAACAAAAAGACCGGAAAAATTGACGAAACCACGGCAGCGTTCATTGCGCCCTTCGCCCGACGTTGGAAAAACAAGACTTTATTCCAAATTGTCTTGCAATATCGTGCACATCAgtaccaaaatttaattgcattCGGTCAACAAGTGCATTATTTCAACCAACATGCCGTTCAGGGTCTCAATTCTGTGAGCAATTGTGTCCTTTTGGAGAAAATCAATCAACGCGAGTTCCAAAAAGAGGTTTTGGGACCCATAAAATTGTCTTGCTTGAAAATTCCCTTCAGATTTGACGATTTGCCGTTCTTTGATACGTCTCACATGTGTCAAGATCATCAAATGTACCACGAAGACGAGGAAAATTGGGATTGGGATGTCCCAATGCGTCGCGTAAAGTATCAAGCGGCACCAAGTGCTTACGGTCCGGGCATTGCCAAGCATGAGGCGATGAAAAAATACGGCGTTGATTTCGAATATTTGGTTAATGAGCCATTTACTCGCGATAATACGATACGAaagtaaggaaaaatttaattttttaataatttttcatcaaattttttaattttttgatagaattcAAGCTCGTCGTATCTCCGAACATCAAGTTCAGGCACGTGCGAACGTCTCTTCGTACCAAATGCCTTCGTACATTCCCGCATCTCCATCCGCACGTTTCGGGGATACCGGTCGACACAACTATGGCGCCAAAAAAATCGCTCCGTCGCCTCCAATCGTCAAACATAACAAGGGAATGGCGCCGCAACCGTTCGTTGAACCCGAATGGAAGCCTGCATTGAAGCACGTTTCGCCGAAAAAGGTCGATCCGATCCGAGAAATGAAACTTATTGGACAAAAAACGGAAGACgatgtaagattttttcacatttttcttcacgttttgcatttttcttgcATAAAATTGTAGGATACGGATGGCGATGCACCATTCAACTTCCAACACATGTTGCGAAAGACGAACCACAAACGAGCTTCGATGAAACGCGATGGAAATTTGGGTTTTGTCACGGGCGAAATTGACATTGATGATCATAACGCCAACTCGGGCATGGCAAAATCCAACAACAACGTCGTCTACAAgagtaaaaacatgaaaaaagatGCGAATGCTAACAAAGCTCCCACTCTCGTACTCGACTCAGAGGATTTCTCGGCAGatctctaaataaataatcaatcacatttcaatatttatcagTTCCTTGCttacataaacaaaaaaaaatattaatttatcgcaaaataataaaaaaaattgtgttaccTAATCGAAACGAACGTTTTTTATCGCAACTTCTCAAGGAAAATGTCTCGTTTTACgcacatgtgtgtgtgtgtgatgaaAGCAAAAACTACTTTCTCCGTTCCTTCACATTCTCCGAACATAGGTCAATACCACATGAACACAACAGATTTTCCTGTCAGTTTAttgagattttataaaaatcgccGCGGGAGACAATATTTTCACTATAAATGCACGGAGAGAAGTTTACAGGAgcacattcgtttgaaagcaGTGAAGAAGAAAAGTTTCTCTTGaagattctaaaatttatttaaataaaaaagtgaattttattgaaagtgaAAGGtagttaaattgaaattatttttctggaaaattaaaattatttttaaaaaatcagtgaatggaaaaatattagtgttcaatgcaaatattttttttaaggatagGCAATtaatattacataaaaaattaaagttgacatcatgaagatttttttttaaagaaaaacattaatttttgatattttacgataaaaaaaaattaatgcttgGATCcagtatgaaaatttttaataaaaattaaataaataaaattaatataaattttgatttattaattatttcaattttgaaaattaaattttttttattttaatttttttttattttttaaatttataaaaatttttaataaaatttatgaagaataaaaactaaaatctttgaaaaattgagagcaatgaatctttttatttaaattaaattttataaaaaataattaattaatttaaaataaattattattatattatttaataaataaatttattaaatttaatcaatttttaaaatttattattttaaatttgtttgttttaaatattaattttttttttaaattaaaaaaaaaaataaattaattaaattaaacgaacgaattaaaataaattttgatttattagttatttcaattttaaatttgaattttttaatttaattttaattttttgtaatttttttaaagaaaaaatatttttttttaattttttacgattaatACTTTGcagtatgaaaatttttaataaaaagtaaataaataaaatttaaaaaaattaatataaattaaattttattatttaattaatgaattcattaaatttaattaattgttaaaatttttaattaaattgataaattaatttaaatattaataaagatatttatttttaaataaattgtaaaattaattttaaatttatataaaaaattaaaaaaaaatctgtaaaaaattaatttaatttaaaatatgattcagaatcaaaatttaattataatttatttattaaatttaatttaatttatttatttttaaataatttttatttttttttaattcaaaaaaatatttaaaaatttttatgatttgttataaaaattaaatatctaaaaattcttactttagtttttgtaattttccaaaaatatttttaaaaaatatttatgaatcatTTCTTCAAGgcacttttttccttttgcacaacatttttatttattttattcctaAAACTAAAACAAACTGTGACTTAATTACATAAATTCATtgaataacacaaaaaatcctcATAATTGCTCTCATTAATTGCCGCGATTAACATATTAACTCCAATAGAAGGTACTGACACCCATTTTCACGAcatgatcaaaaataaaggcactttcaataaaaaccgACGTCATGTTGTGCCGTGCTAAAAGCTTATCAATGTATCCGAGTACTGTTATTGCACCAATTTTATTGTCGGGTTATTACGAAAAGCAtttgcataataatttttttattgttttttttgcagcttttTAGTCTATTTGGCacagaaaaagagagaaatttccAAGAAATTCTGAAAATGATGCGATTTGAAGTTTTGCTGTGCGTCGTAGTTATTTATATAATGCTCATAAGCACGCCAATTCTCGGGTATCCAACGagcaacaataatttaaaggTGAGTTTCACGTGTCAGTCGTCTCTGGGAGTAATTAGCATTCTTAATTAATGGCATGACAGACTGACAAAAACAGCAGAAGTGTGTTTCTAATTATAGTGTAggtgtttattttattgttttatgtcGGCTCGCGAACAAATTAACACTacttaacgatttttttttgcactttttccgttatttttataaaaaatctaaaaaaaatatttttttttgtttgaatttttactcaaaaagataaaatttaagacttaCCGATggataaattgaatattttccttcattttcactcaaaatccTTGAATATCGCGGTTTTTCCGCTAATGTTTGTGTCACTTGCGCCTGTAATTGACacctaataatatttttcccgTTTTTTCTTTCGCCCACAGCTGCATCAAT
It encodes:
- the LOC134828415 gene encoding protein Wnt-7b; this encodes MGYEEATEVTRLLNEGRYKNWYRESSFAYSILSAGVAHAVTRACSQGIITSCGCANYGKVNNKYRWKWGGCSQNIVFGIEFSRIFLDGKEKAGDIKSVINLHNNHAGRMALANHMQLKCKCHGLSGSCTLKTCWSKPSDFRLVGKTLKDQYKNAIFVDQSNRGSKLIVNKQKKNKILPSLKIVEYTSDILLNLKNRKLEMALFYYQKSPNYCNEDIGNGEQQEEFVRDEAKTMMAVDRFVAREDMTW
- the LOC134830985 gene encoding neither inactivation nor afterpotential protein C, coding for MRIENLPDPENRFSILEEVAVGMCSKVFRAKDNESNGRIVAIKIQKYESELREYIEEEYRVLRDFCKHPNLPELVGVYKKEKSRGMEEVWFVMEFCENGSAIDLVNALQVKTRRMTELHIAFILRETAKALIHLHENNVIHRDVKGSNILLTKAGDVKLVDFGLSRDTKGPYGKRNTCIGSPCYMAPEMFTAPGKGSSSYNNKCDVWALGITAIELADGKPPYAGSHPTRMMFNIVHNPPPTLHRQSNWSQMYNDFIMECLEKDPECRPVMAEIIEHPFLTQLPENDYHLTQELKIMLEECLDTKKSLKREAEIGIHKGFLKVYDEEPKKMFVEDLCALPKVTEETILNEIQHRVKNGYNYTFAGDILLAFNTNETTFTTPEMHSKYKFKSRSDNAPHIFAAADTAYQDVFHHDEIQYILLSGESLSGKTHNLRMLVDHFICLGEGYQNIGGRITGAYNIIQALTHARTPTNPNSTRCILNFQLTFASTGKLTGAIFNPYMLEKFRVASEKTDQLNFHIFYQFFNTMEREERLLDYFTDLRIGFNKTLRGYCPSDKNAKSFREWEQLLSTLDFSKDQIESIYRILAAIILMGEIVFKESENSATIAEVANPKYAIQASKLLKIDEKKFKWALVNYCIISNGNAKRRHHSPDEACLARDALIGAIYSRLVDYIVNIINAKLAFGRAVFGDSHVISIIDMFGFECFAENNFEQLVINSVNEQFQYHYNQRVFVWEMQEEAEEGIDFISLNFYDNKICVDQLMSKPNGVFSILDNCSLGRHDYAYIIEHINSNKTTLIKRSNNAHQFTVAHYTGTVTYDARDMGDKNRDFVPPEMLETLRGSSEEVVKTMFLNLLTKTGNLTMTTENDEVVAVNQKNKWGAALVAEKSKGQKLNTLSRGVYSQLHKMRTLSSVFRSTCLELLRNLSIAGIGVHFVRCIRCDLTNEPRGFHEELVRQQMRAMAILDTTRGRQRGYPYRITFEEFLRRYKFLAFEYEENVEITKDNCRLLLLRLKMEGWLIGKTKVFLKYHNVEFLAKLYEDQVKKIVKVQAFLRAFLAKKRITNKLRSVRDSIRRRLSHQDSRDSQLSEDEAVVRIQKFYRGYQARKIYGSLINKKTGKIDETTAAFIAPFARRWKNKTLFQIVLQYRAHQYQNLIAFGQQVHYFNQHAVQGLNSVSNCVLLEKINQREFQKEVLGPIKLSCLKIPFRFDDLPFFDTSHMCQDHQMYHEDEENWDWDVPMRRVKYQAAPSAYGPGIAKHEAMKKYGVDFEYLVNEPFTRDNTIRKIQARRISEHQVQARANVSSYQMPSYIPASPSARFGDTGRHNYGAKKIAPSPPIVKHNKGMAPQPFVEPEWKPALKHVSPKKVDPIREMKLIGQKTEDDDTDGDAPFNFQHMLRKTNHKRASMKRDGNLGFVTGEIDIDDHNANSGMAKSNNNVVYKSKNMKKDANANKAPTLVLDSEDFSADL